Proteins encoded in a region of the Veillonella parvula genome:
- the rplF gene encoding 50S ribosomal protein L6 yields the protein MSRIGRMPIEIPAGVTVTYDNHHMNVKGPKGELSRDLHPDMNITVEGNTITVTRPSDDKNHRSLHGLTRALVANMVTGVSEGFTKTLEINGVGYRAAKQGNKLALTLGFSHPVEMEAPAGITIDVPAPNKIVVSGADKEVVGAVAADIRKWRKPEPYKGKGIRYEGEVVRRKAGKAGAKGK from the coding sequence ATGTCACGTATCGGTAGAATGCCTATCGAGATCCCTGCAGGCGTTACTGTTACATATGATAACCATCATATGAACGTAAAAGGCCCTAAAGGTGAATTATCTCGCGATTTGCATCCAGATATGAATATCACTGTAGAAGGTAACACAATCACAGTAACTCGTCCTTCCGACGATAAAAATCATCGTTCCCTTCACGGTTTGACTCGCGCTCTTGTTGCTAATATGGTAACAGGCGTATCTGAAGGATTTACAAAAACTCTTGAAATCAACGGTGTTGGTTACAGAGCGGCTAAACAAGGCAATAAATTAGCTCTTACACTTGGCTTCTCTCATCCAGTAGAAATGGAAGCTCCAGCTGGTATTACAATCGACGTTCCAGCTCCTAACAAAATCGTTGTGTCTGGTGCAGACAAAGAAGTTGTAGGTGCAGTAGCAGCTGATATCCGTAAATGGAGAAAACCTGAACCTTACAAAGGTAAAGGTATCCGCTATGAAGGCGAAGTTGTTCGTCGCAAAGCTGGTAAAGCTGGTGCAAAAGGTAAATAG
- the rpsH gene encoding 30S ribosomal protein S8 has translation MVMTDPIADMLTRIRNANAALHETVNIPASRMKAAVLDILLQEGFVKNVEKEENTLKVTLKYGSNNEKVITGIKRISKPGLRVYAKKEELPRVLGGLGIAVISTSKGVMSDKQARKEGLGGEVIAYVW, from the coding sequence ATGGTAATGACCGATCCTATCGCGGATATGCTTACGCGCATCCGTAATGCAAACGCTGCACTTCATGAAACGGTAAACATTCCTGCATCTAGAATGAAAGCAGCCGTTCTTGACATCCTTTTACAAGAAGGCTTTGTAAAGAACGTTGAAAAAGAAGAAAACACTTTAAAAGTAACTTTGAAATATGGTTCCAATAACGAGAAAGTTATTACAGGAATTAAACGTATTTCCAAACCAGGTTTACGTGTTTACGCGAAAAAGGAAGAACTTCCTCGTGTACTTGGTGGTTTGGGTATCGCAGTTATTTCTACGTCCAAAGGCGTTATGAGCGACAAACAAGCTCGTAAAGAAGGTCTTGGTGGCGAAGTAATCGCATACGTTTGGTAA
- the rpsN gene encoding 30S ribosomal protein S14, producing the protein MAKKSMIEREKKRAKIVEKYAAKREALKAAGDYEGLSKLPANASPTRLHNRCNLTGRPHGYMRKFGISRIAFRELAYKGQIPGVKKASW; encoded by the coding sequence ATGGCTAAAAAATCTATGATTGAACGCGAAAAGAAACGCGCTAAAATCGTTGAAAAATATGCAGCTAAACGTGAAGCGTTAAAAGCAGCAGGTGATTATGAAGGCTTATCCAAATTACCAGCAAATGCATCCCCAACACGCTTGCACAACCGTTGCAACTTAACTGGTCGTCCTCACGGCTATATGCGTAAATTCGGTATCAGCCGTATTGCGTTCCGTGAATTGGCGTACAAAGGACAAATTCCTGGTGTTAAAAAAGCCAGCTGGTAA
- the rplE gene encoding 50S ribosomal protein L5 — protein sequence MSRLFEQYNSEIKKSMQEKFQYGNVMEIPKLEKIVINIGVGDAVGNAKALEAAVNDLTIIAGQKPVITKAKKSIANFKVREGMALGTKVTLRGERMYEFLDRLINAALPRVRDFRGISATAFDGRGNYALGLKEQLIFPEIEYDQVERVTGMDIIIVTSAKTDEEARELLTQFGMPFEK from the coding sequence ATGTCTCGTTTGTTTGAACAATACAACTCTGAAATCAAAAAGAGTATGCAAGAAAAATTCCAATACGGCAATGTAATGGAAATTCCTAAATTGGAAAAAATCGTTATCAACATCGGCGTAGGTGATGCAGTAGGCAATGCAAAAGCATTGGAAGCAGCAGTTAATGACTTGACTATTATTGCTGGTCAAAAACCTGTTATCACAAAAGCTAAAAAATCCATTGCGAACTTCAAAGTTCGTGAAGGCATGGCGTTGGGTACAAAAGTTACTCTTCGTGGCGAACGCATGTATGAATTCCTTGATAGATTGATCAATGCGGCATTACCTCGTGTACGTGACTTCCGCGGTATCAGCGCTACTGCATTCGATGGCCGTGGTAACTACGCTTTGGGTCTTAAAGAACAGCTCATCTTCCCTGAAATCGAATATGATCAGGTAGAACGTGTTACTGGTATGGATATCATTATCGTAACAAGTGCTAAGACAGATGAAGAAGCTCGTGAATTGTTGACTCAATTCGGTATGCCTTTTGAAAAATAA
- the rplX gene encoding 50S ribosomal protein L24, which translates to MAKLQIKKGDTVVVISGKDKGKQGTVIATEPKKERVFVEGVNTVKRHTKPSQANPQGGIVTKEAGIHVSNVMVVDPETKTATRIKKVEGKDGKFVRATVKSGTVLK; encoded by the coding sequence ATGGCTAAGCTACAAATCAAAAAAGGCGATACAGTTGTTGTTATCTCCGGTAAAGATAAAGGTAAGCAAGGTACAGTTATCGCAACTGAACCTAAAAAAGAACGCGTATTTGTTGAAGGCGTTAACACTGTAAAACGTCACACAAAACCTTCCCAAGCTAACCCACAAGGCGGCATCGTTACTAAAGAAGCTGGCATTCATGTTTCTAACGTAATGGTTGTCGACCCAGAAACTAAAACAGCTACTCGTATCAAAAAGGTAGAAGGCAAGGACGGTAAATTCGTTCGCGCTACTGTTAAATCCGGTACAGTACTTAAATAA
- the rplN gene encoding 50S ribosomal protein L14 — MIQQQTILNVADNTGAKRIMCIQVMGGSYRKFGNIGDVIVASVKDASPGGVVKKGDVVKAVIVRSKKGIRRQDGSYIRFDENAAVVIKDDKTPRGTRIFGPVARELREKDFMKIVSLAPEVL; from the coding sequence ATGATCCAGCAACAAACAATTTTGAATGTTGCCGACAACACTGGTGCTAAACGTATTATGTGCATCCAAGTCATGGGCGGTTCTTATCGCAAATTCGGCAATATCGGTGACGTAATCGTTGCTTCTGTAAAAGATGCATCACCCGGTGGCGTTGTCAAGAAAGGCGACGTAGTTAAAGCTGTTATTGTTCGTTCTAAAAAAGGTATCCGCCGTCAAGACGGTTCCTATATTCGTTTCGATGAAAACGCAGCAGTAGTTATTAAAGATGACAAGACCCCTCGTGGTACTCGTATCTTTGGACCTGTAGCTAGAGAACTTCGTGAAAAAGACTTCATGAAAATCGTTTCTTTGGCTCCAGAAGTATTATAA
- the rpsQ gene encoding 30S ribosomal protein S17 → MAEERNVRKVRVGKVVSDKMDKTVVVAVERKVPHALYNKPMVSTKRFKAHDENNECQIGDTVKIVETRPLSKDKCWRVVEILERQK, encoded by the coding sequence GTGGCAGAAGAAAGAAACGTACGTAAAGTCCGCGTAGGTAAAGTTGTTAGCGACAAAATGGACAAAACTGTTGTTGTTGCTGTTGAACGTAAAGTACCTCACGCATTATATAACAAGCCAATGGTTAGCACAAAACGCTTCAAAGCTCATGATGAAAATAATGAGTGTCAAATTGGCGATACAGTTAAAATTGTAGAAACTCGTCCACTTTCTAAAGATAAATGTTGGAGAGTTGTTGAAATTCTTGAAAGACAAAAATAA
- the rpmC gene encoding 50S ribosomal protein L29 produces the protein MKVNDIRNMSAAEMEQKVSGLKEELFNLRFQLATGQLENPMRIREVKKTIARIKTVQREVELKSENA, from the coding sequence ATGAAGGTTAATGACATTCGCAATATGAGCGCTGCCGAAATGGAACAAAAAGTTTCCGGTCTTAAGGAAGAGTTATTTAACCTCCGTTTTCAGCTTGCAACAGGTCAATTAGAAAATCCTATGCGCATTCGTGAAGTTAAGAAGACAATCGCTCGTATTAAAACTGTACAACGTGAAGTTGAACTTAAATCTGAAAACGCATAA
- the rplP gene encoding 50S ribosomal protein L16, with protein sequence MLIPKRVKHRKQFRGRMKGRAMRGNTVSHGEFGLVACEPSWITNRQIEAARIAMTRYIKRGGKVWIKIFPDKPITAKPAGTRMGSGKGSPEYWVAVVKPGRVMFEMDGVPEATAREAMRLASHKLPIKCKFVVKGKELGGDVNEG encoded by the coding sequence CGCGTAAAACATCGTAAGCAATTCCGCGGCCGTATGAAAGGTCGTGCTATGCGCGGTAATACAGTGTCTCATGGTGAGTTCGGCTTGGTAGCATGCGAACCATCTTGGATCACTAACCGTCAAATCGAAGCTGCCCGTATTGCTATGACTCGTTATATCAAACGTGGTGGTAAAGTATGGATTAAAATTTTCCCTGACAAACCAATCACAGCTAAACCAGCTGGTACTCGTATGGGTTCCGGTAAAGGTTCTCCTGAATACTGGGTAGCAGTGGTTAAACCAGGTCGTGTAATGTTTGAAATGGACGGTGTGCCAGAAGCTACAGCTCGTGAAGCTATGCGTCTTGCAAGCCATAAACTTCCAATCAAATGCAAATTTGTTGTTAAGGGTAAAGAATTGGGTGGTGACGTAAATGAAGGTTAA